Proteins from one Bacteroidota bacterium genomic window:
- a CDS encoding succinate dehydrogenase/fumarate reductase iron-sulfur subunit has translation FGNCTNTGACEAECPKEIKILNIARMNKEYFVGKFVKDLQY, from the coding sequence GATTTGGAAACTGCACAAACACAGGTGCTTGTGAAGCAGAATGTCCTAAAGAAATAAAAATCCTAAATATTGCCCGAATGAATAAAGAGTACTTTGTTGGGAAATTTGTAAAA